The Gemmata palustris genome includes a region encoding these proteins:
- a CDS encoding 3-keto-disaccharide hydrolase, with translation MRYLLSCIALYAAVPLLAAEPPKGFTPLFNGKNLDGWHGWAIHAKGGSPAELAKLAPEERAKKVAEWTTDAKKHWSVSGDELVNDGNGAYLTTDKDYGDIELLVEYKTVAKADSGIYLRDTPQVQIWDTTKEGGKWNLSADKGSGGLFNNSKGAAGQLPLAHADKAFGEWNTFRIVQVGERTTVYLNGKLVVDHARMENFWDRKAPLPKAGKILLQTHGGEIRWRNVFVREIPAAEANEILRKHDAKGFDSSFDGKTLDGWTGAVNNYEVVDGAIVCKKGKGGNLITKAEYADFTARLEYKLPAGGNNGLAIRTPNGNAHVATDAMCELQILDDTHPMYAKLDPRQYNLSAYGMVPAHRGFLRPVGEWNFVEVTVKGPTIVAELNGTRVLDADLSKVTEFKDKTPHIGKDRTAGHFGFAGHDDPVVFRKIEIRKIEK, from the coding sequence ATGCGTTACCTCCTGTCCTGCATTGCACTGTACGCTGCCGTCCCGCTCCTCGCTGCCGAACCGCCGAAGGGGTTCACGCCGCTGTTTAACGGCAAGAACCTCGACGGCTGGCACGGGTGGGCCATCCACGCGAAGGGCGGCTCACCGGCCGAACTCGCGAAACTGGCGCCCGAAGAGCGCGCGAAGAAGGTCGCCGAGTGGACGACCGACGCGAAGAAGCACTGGTCCGTCTCCGGTGACGAACTGGTCAACGACGGCAACGGCGCGTACCTCACGACCGACAAGGACTACGGGGACATCGAACTGCTCGTCGAGTACAAGACCGTTGCGAAGGCCGACAGCGGCATCTACCTGCGCGACACGCCGCAGGTCCAAATCTGGGACACGACGAAAGAGGGCGGGAAGTGGAACTTGAGCGCGGACAAAGGGTCCGGCGGGTTGTTCAACAACTCGAAGGGCGCTGCGGGTCAACTGCCGCTGGCCCACGCGGACAAGGCGTTCGGCGAGTGGAACACGTTCCGCATCGTCCAGGTGGGCGAGCGCACCACGGTTTACCTCAACGGCAAACTCGTGGTCGATCACGCCCGTATGGAGAACTTCTGGGACCGCAAAGCGCCGCTGCCGAAGGCGGGCAAGATCCTGCTCCAAACGCACGGCGGAGAGATCCGCTGGCGCAACGTGTTCGTGCGCGAGATCCCCGCGGCCGAAGCGAACGAGATCCTGCGCAAGCACGACGCCAAGGGCTTCGACAGCTCCTTCGACGGCAAGACCCTCGACGGGTGGACCGGGGCGGTGAACAACTACGAGGTGGTTGACGGCGCGATCGTGTGCAAGAAGGGCAAGGGCGGGAACCTCATCACGAAGGCGGAGTACGCTGATTTCACGGCGCGCCTGGAGTACAAGCTCCCGGCCGGCGGGAACAACGGCCTCGCGATCCGCACGCCCAACGGCAACGCGCACGTCGCCACGGACGCCATGTGCGAGCTGCAGATCCTCGACGACACCCACCCGATGTACGCGAAGCTCGACCCGCGCCAGTACAACCTCTCCGCTTACGGCATGGTCCCGGCGCACCGCGGGTTCCTGCGGCCGGTGGGCGAATGGAACTTCGTGGAAGTGACCGTGAAGGGGCCGACGATCGTGGCCGAACTGAACGGCACGCGCGTCCTCGACGCGGACCTGAGTAAGGTCACCGAGTTCAAGGACAAGACCCCGCACATTGGCAAAGACCGCACCGCGGGGCACTTCGGCTTCGCCGGGCACGACGACCCGGTCGTGTTCCGCAAGATCGAGATCCGGAAGATCGAGAAGTAA
- a CDS encoding WD40 repeat domain-containing protein, giving the protein MSIPPPRPVFDPTAARVEREFKHARPLVGCRFDPSGRFLFASSEDDSVQRFDLLTGAKTAFAGHESWARGMAFVAPAPVVPADFVAWPKQQSAIQGAGGFGAVGVPAPRSAPFAIVSADYHGKLIWWQGEAGAPKPVRTVQAHDGWARAIAISPDGLTIASCGNDNTVKLWSAVNGAAGRVLEGHTSHVYNVAFHPDGSRLVSCDLKGVVKDWDVKTGKCARDIDAKVLYKYDSGFMADIGGARGIAFKSDGSAVALCGITNVSNAFAGVGNPAVVLIDWKGGKSKVLKTKEAFQGTAWGVAFHPSGAVIAAGGGGQGRIWIWKGEDPTSAHTINVPANARDLTISPTGDRFAIAGSNGTAYVYTFAPK; this is encoded by the coding sequence ATGTCCATCCCGCCCCCGCGCCCCGTCTTCGACCCGACCGCCGCCCGCGTCGAGCGCGAGTTCAAGCACGCGCGGCCGCTCGTCGGGTGCCGGTTCGACCCGTCGGGCCGGTTCCTCTTTGCCTCATCAGAGGACGACAGCGTTCAGCGATTCGACCTGCTCACCGGGGCGAAAACCGCGTTTGCGGGTCACGAGAGCTGGGCACGCGGAATGGCGTTCGTTGCACCGGCGCCGGTTGTGCCCGCCGACTTCGTCGCGTGGCCGAAGCAGCAAAGCGCGATTCAGGGGGCCGGCGGATTCGGTGCGGTGGGTGTGCCCGCACCGAGATCAGCGCCGTTCGCGATCGTTTCCGCCGACTACCACGGCAAACTCATCTGGTGGCAAGGAGAAGCGGGCGCACCCAAGCCCGTGAGAACCGTGCAGGCCCACGACGGCTGGGCGCGGGCGATCGCCATTAGCCCCGACGGGCTCACGATCGCGAGTTGCGGGAACGACAACACGGTGAAGCTGTGGAGCGCCGTCAACGGTGCCGCGGGTCGCGTGCTCGAGGGCCACACGTCGCACGTCTACAACGTCGCGTTCCACCCGGACGGCTCGCGGCTCGTGTCGTGTGACCTCAAGGGCGTCGTGAAAGATTGGGACGTGAAGACCGGCAAGTGCGCGCGCGACATCGATGCGAAAGTGCTCTACAAGTACGATTCCGGTTTCATGGCCGACATCGGCGGGGCGCGCGGGATCGCGTTCAAGTCGGACGGGTCCGCGGTCGCACTGTGCGGCATCACCAACGTGAGTAATGCGTTCGCGGGCGTCGGCAACCCGGCGGTGGTACTGATCGACTGGAAGGGCGGTAAATCGAAGGTGCTCAAGACGAAGGAAGCGTTCCAGGGAACGGCGTGGGGTGTCGCGTTCCACCCGTCGGGCGCAGTGATCGCGGCCGGAGGGGGCGGACAGGGCCGCATCTGGATCTGGAAGGGCGAAGATCCCACGAGCGCCCACACGATCAACGTTCCCGCGAACGCGCGCGACCTCACTATCAGCCCCACGGGTGATCGGTTCGCCATCGCCGGCTCGAATGGTACCGCCTACGTGTACACGTTCGCCCCGAAATAA
- a CDS encoding DUF1501 domain-containing protein — MLPCNYACRSTGHTVSRRGFLGSALGATAALGLGGFANPVSAAELNKSQKRVLVIFLAGGVSQLETWDPKPNTDTGGPFKAIQTSVTGTRISELLPHTAKHAHRLALVRSLNSVSDDHGIGESIMLTGRKPEAGINYPHIGAVSAKLLASRESALPGHIQILPKGGSGFNGGDATFLGPKFASVSLGDGKPPADLFRPANLASSADEEREAFRRKLNDRFAKSRKSAATEAYTESYTQAERVVKQAEVFDVEKENPKLADRYGRHDFGRHLLLARRLLEAGVTYVKVSHSNYDTHHENFDFHIEQLGEFDRPFAALLEDLADRGMLESTLVVVMSEMGRTPRINAQYGRDHWSKAWSVAMAGAGIKGGVVVGKTNANGTAVADREVYSGHLFHTYLRAVGLDSTKNFYPNERPVPVADPKAAAIEEALA; from the coding sequence ATGCTGCCATGCAACTACGCCTGCCGATCCACCGGTCACACCGTTTCGCGCCGCGGGTTCCTCGGCTCGGCGCTCGGTGCCACCGCGGCGCTCGGGCTCGGCGGGTTCGCGAACCCCGTGTCCGCGGCCGAGTTGAATAAGTCACAAAAGCGCGTGCTGGTCATCTTCCTGGCCGGCGGAGTGAGTCAGCTCGAGACGTGGGACCCGAAGCCGAACACCGATACCGGCGGGCCGTTCAAGGCGATTCAGACGTCCGTAACCGGTACGCGCATTTCCGAGCTCCTTCCTCACACCGCGAAGCACGCGCACCGGCTCGCGCTCGTGCGCAGCCTCAATTCGGTCTCCGACGACCACGGTATCGGCGAGAGCATCATGCTCACCGGGCGCAAACCGGAAGCCGGGATCAACTACCCGCACATCGGGGCGGTATCGGCGAAGCTGCTCGCGTCGCGCGAGTCCGCGCTCCCGGGGCACATCCAGATTCTGCCCAAGGGCGGGAGCGGCTTTAACGGCGGCGACGCCACGTTCCTCGGACCCAAGTTCGCCTCGGTGTCACTCGGTGACGGCAAGCCGCCCGCGGACCTGTTCCGGCCGGCCAACCTCGCCTCGAGCGCGGACGAAGAGCGCGAAGCGTTCCGCCGGAAACTCAACGACCGGTTCGCGAAGTCGCGCAAGTCGGCCGCGACCGAAGCCTACACCGAGTCGTACACGCAGGCCGAGCGCGTCGTGAAGCAGGCCGAGGTGTTCGACGTGGAGAAAGAGAACCCCAAACTCGCGGACCGCTACGGCCGGCACGACTTCGGCCGCCACCTGCTCCTCGCGCGCCGACTGCTCGAAGCGGGTGTGACCTACGTGAAGGTGTCGCACTCGAACTACGACACGCACCACGAGAACTTCGACTTCCACATCGAGCAGCTCGGCGAGTTCGACCGCCCCTTCGCGGCCCTGCTCGAAGACCTCGCGGACCGCGGGATGCTGGAAAGCACACTCGTGGTGGTGATGAGCGAGATGGGCCGCACCCCGCGCATCAACGCCCAGTACGGCCGCGACCACTGGTCGAAGGCGTGGTCCGTGGCGATGGCGGGCGCCGGGATCAAGGGCGGCGTGGTGGTCGGCAAGACGAACGCGAACGGCACCGCCGTGGCCGACCGCGAAGTGTACAGCGGGCACCTGTTCCACACGTACCTGCGGGCCGTCGGCCTCGATTCGACGAAGAACTTCTACCCGAACGAGCGCCCCGTGCCTGTCGCCGACCCCAAAGCGGCCGCGATCGAAGAAGCCCTGGCGTAA